One stretch of Tenacibaculum sp. MAR_2010_89 DNA includes these proteins:
- a CDS encoding LysE family translocator — translation MTIPDLTNVLLFIIASIFLIITPGPAIVYIIARTVEKGYKAGILSVLGIEAGTFIHVVAITIGFSEILIHSRFGFTILKYGGVFYLIILGMNKILKTKGISKKKKKTKEPSKNVFFGGLIISFFNPKSILFFIVFLPQFITISKKGEASQILFLGLIFILIAILWGIFVVSIYTKFIKYFKRDFFKPNTQSYVIGAIYIGIGLFSLMFFTKM, via the coding sequence ATGACAATACCCGATCTAACAAATGTTTTACTATTTATTATAGCTTCTATTTTTTTAATAATTACACCTGGACCAGCTATTGTTTATATTATAGCACGAACAGTAGAAAAAGGATATAAAGCTGGAATATTATCTGTATTGGGTATTGAAGCTGGAACATTTATTCATGTTGTTGCGATAACCATAGGGTTTTCAGAAATTTTAATCCATTCTAGATTTGGGTTTACTATACTAAAATATGGAGGTGTGTTTTATTTAATAATTTTGGGAATGAATAAGATACTTAAAACTAAAGGGATTTCAAAGAAGAAAAAAAAGACAAAAGAGCCATCAAAGAATGTGTTTTTTGGCGGTCTTATTATTAGTTTTTTTAACCCTAAATCTATTTTGTTTTTTATCGTTTTTCTACCTCAGTTTATAACAATTTCTAAAAAGGGAGAAGCGTCCCAAATATTATTTCTGGGATTAATTTTTATATTAATAGCAATACTTTGGGGAATTTTTGTAGTATCAATATATACTAAATTTATAAAGTATTTTAAAAGAGATTTTTTTAAGCCAAATACTCAAAGTTACGTTATTGGAGCTATTTATATAGGTATAGGATTGTTTTCTT
- the mfd gene encoding transcription-repair coupling factor encodes MSKQTIVNHYQQSGKVKQIVNQLQQEQNHFQITNLVGSSLSFTISETFKQADKPYLLIFNDKEEAAYYLNDLEQLLGEKNVLFYPGSYRRPYQIEETDNANVLLRSEVLNRINSRKKPAIIVTYPTALFEKVVTKKELEKNTLKLAVSEQVSLDFVNEVLFEYNFNRVDFVTEPGEFSVRGGIIDVFSFSNDEPYRIEFFGDEVDSIRSFDVETQLSKDKLSKVSIMPNVENKTLQESRESFLKYISSKTIIFARNIELIGAQLDKFFQKAEIAFSELSKEINHSEPSALFSNGNEIKKQLENFTVAEISFRSELKKENTNKDVLFHIKPQPSFNKQFNVLIDNLNENHNNGFTNYIFCANDKQAQRFKDIFEDAEQEVHYETIVFPLYQGFIDEDEKIVCFTDHQIFERYYKFRLKNGYAKKQSITLQELTKLDVGDYVTHIDHGVGKFGGLQKIDVEGKKQEAIKLIYGDRDILYVSIHSLHKISKFNGKDGKAPKIYKLGSGAWKKVKQKTKKRVKEIAFNLIKLYAKRRLEKGFAFGPDTHMQHELEASFLYEDTPDQFTSTQDVKADMEKEQPMDRLVCGDVGFGKTEIAIRAAFKAVDNGKQVAVLVPTTILAFQHFKTFSSRLKDFPVTIDYLNRFRTAKQRKGVLEGIAEGSVDIVIGTHQLTNKSIKFKDLGLLVIDEEQKFGVSAKDKLKTIKENVDTLTLTATPIPRTLQFSLMAARDLSVIKTPPPNRHPIETNVIRFTEETIRDAISYEVSRGGQVFFIHNRIENIKEVAGLLQRLVPDAKIGIGHGQMEGKKLEELMLGFMNNEFDVLVSTTIIESGLDVPNANTIFINNANNFGLSDLHQMRGRVGRSNKKAFCYFITPPYHHMTEDARKRIQALELFSDLGSGLNIAMKDLEIRGAGDLLGGEQSGFINDIGFDAYQKILHEAIEELKENEFKELYNTEDKGPKEYVKEVQIDTDFEILFPDDYVNSVSERLSLYNKLSNLTTEEELLVFESEIIDRFGEYPTQVADLLDSVRIKWLAKELGLEKMILKQKRMIGYFVSNQQSDFYQTEAFSKMLQYVQKHSKSCVMKEKETKNGLRLLITFIKIDSVNKALKTLQDI; translated from the coding sequence TTGAGTAAGCAAACTATTGTAAATCATTACCAACAATCTGGTAAAGTAAAACAGATTGTAAACCAGCTTCAACAAGAACAAAACCATTTTCAAATAACGAATTTGGTCGGTTCTTCGTTGTCTTTTACTATTTCAGAAACTTTTAAACAAGCAGACAAACCCTATTTATTAATTTTTAATGATAAGGAAGAAGCTGCTTATTATCTCAATGATTTAGAACAATTATTGGGAGAAAAAAATGTACTGTTTTATCCAGGTTCTTACAGAAGACCGTACCAAATAGAAGAAACAGATAATGCAAATGTATTATTACGATCTGAAGTATTAAATAGGATTAATTCACGTAAAAAACCAGCGATTATAGTTACGTATCCAACGGCACTTTTTGAAAAGGTAGTTACTAAAAAAGAACTAGAAAAAAACACTTTAAAGTTAGCGGTTAGTGAACAGGTATCTTTAGATTTTGTAAACGAAGTACTCTTTGAATACAATTTTAATCGAGTTGATTTTGTTACCGAACCAGGAGAATTTTCGGTCCGTGGAGGTATTATTGATGTATTCTCATTTTCTAATGACGAACCTTACCGAATTGAGTTTTTTGGTGATGAAGTTGATAGTATTCGATCTTTTGATGTAGAAACACAACTTTCTAAAGATAAATTAAGTAAGGTTAGTATTATGCCTAATGTAGAAAATAAAACTTTGCAAGAAAGCAGAGAGAGTTTTCTAAAATATATTTCTTCAAAAACAATAATATTTGCTAGAAATATTGAATTAATAGGGGCACAGTTAGATAAGTTTTTTCAAAAAGCAGAAATTGCATTTAGTGAATTATCAAAAGAAATAAACCATTCAGAGCCATCAGCTTTATTTAGTAACGGTAATGAAATTAAAAAACAATTAGAGAATTTTACTGTAGCAGAAATTTCATTTCGTTCAGAGTTAAAAAAAGAAAATACTAATAAAGATGTTCTTTTTCACATAAAGCCACAACCCTCGTTTAATAAACAATTCAATGTATTAATTGATAACCTAAACGAAAATCATAATAACGGATTTACCAATTATATTTTTTGTGCGAATGATAAACAAGCACAGCGATTTAAAGATATTTTTGAAGATGCTGAACAGGAAGTACATTATGAGACTATTGTATTTCCATTATACCAAGGATTTATAGATGAAGACGAGAAAATTGTTTGTTTTACTGATCATCAAATATTTGAGCGTTATTATAAATTTCGATTAAAAAACGGATACGCAAAAAAGCAATCAATTACACTTCAAGAATTAACAAAACTAGATGTTGGTGATTATGTAACACATATTGACCATGGAGTTGGAAAATTTGGAGGATTACAAAAAATTGATGTAGAAGGTAAAAAGCAAGAAGCCATAAAGTTAATATATGGAGATCGTGATATTTTATATGTAAGTATCCACTCGCTACATAAAATATCTAAATTCAATGGAAAAGATGGAAAAGCACCTAAAATATATAAACTAGGATCAGGCGCTTGGAAAAAAGTTAAACAAAAAACGAAGAAACGAGTTAAAGAAATAGCTTTTAACTTAATAAAATTATATGCTAAGAGAAGGTTAGAAAAAGGCTTTGCATTTGGACCTGATACTCATATGCAACACGAATTAGAAGCAAGTTTTTTATATGAAGATACTCCAGATCAATTTACTTCAACTCAAGATGTAAAAGCTGACATGGAAAAAGAACAACCAATGGATCGATTGGTTTGTGGTGATGTTGGATTTGGAAAAACTGAAATTGCCATACGAGCTGCTTTTAAAGCTGTAGATAATGGAAAGCAAGTGGCAGTGTTAGTACCAACTACTATTTTAGCGTTTCAGCACTTTAAAACCTTTTCTAGTCGATTAAAAGACTTTCCGGTTACAATTGATTACTTAAATAGATTTAGGACCGCAAAACAACGAAAAGGAGTTTTAGAAGGAATTGCAGAAGGAAGTGTAGATATAGTTATAGGAACGCATCAGCTAACAAATAAGAGTATTAAATTTAAAGATTTAGGATTGTTAGTTATTGATGAAGAACAAAAGTTTGGAGTTTCTGCTAAAGATAAATTGAAAACGATTAAAGAAAATGTTGATACACTAACACTAACAGCAACACCTATACCACGTACATTACAATTTAGTTTAATGGCTGCACGTGACTTATCAGTAATTAAAACACCACCACCAAATCGTCATCCTATTGAAACAAACGTAATTCGCTTTACTGAAGAAACTATACGTGATGCTATTTCTTATGAGGTTTCTAGAGGAGGTCAAGTATTTTTTATTCATAATCGAATAGAAAATATTAAAGAAGTGGCAGGTTTATTACAGCGTTTAGTCCCTGATGCTAAAATTGGTATTGGACATGGACAAATGGAAGGTAAAAAATTAGAAGAACTCATGTTAGGATTTATGAATAATGAGTTTGATGTACTGGTATCTACTACGATTATTGAAAGTGGATTAGATGTTCCAAACGCAAATACAATATTTATAAACAATGCAAATAATTTTGGGCTGTCTGATTTACATCAAATGAGAGGTCGTGTAGGGCGTTCTAATAAAAAGGCTTTTTGTTATTTCATTACACCACCGTATCATCATATGACTGAAGATGCCCGTAAAAGAATTCAAGCACTAGAGTTATTTTCTGATTTAGGTAGTGGATTAAATATAGCTATGAAAGATTTAGAAATTCGTGGTGCTGGTGATTTATTAGGAGGTGAGCAAAGTGGTTTTATTAATGATATTGGTTTTGATGCGTATCAAAAAATACTTCATGAAGCTATTGAAGAACTGAAAGAAAATGAGTTTAAAGAGCTTTATAATACAGAAGATAAAGGTCCTAAGGAATATGTAAAAGAAGTCCAAATTGATACTGATTTTGAAATCCTATTTCCTGATGATTATGTAAATTCTGTGTCTGAACGATTAAGCTTGTATAATAAACTATCTAACCTAACTACTGAAGAAGAACTATTAGTATTTGAGAGTGAAATTATTGATCGTTTTGGAGAATACCCAACACAAGTTGCCGATTTATTAGACAGTGTTCGTATAAAGTGGTTAGCGAAAGAGTTAGGCTTGGAAAAAATGATTTTAAAACAAAAACGAATGATTGGGTATTTTGTTTCTAATCAGCAAAGCGATTTTTATCAAACAGAAGCTTTTTCTAAGATGCTACAGTATGTTCAAAAACATTCAAAAAGTTGTGTTATGAAAGAAAAGGAAACCAAAAATGGTTTACGTTTGTTAATCACGTTTATTAAAATAGATTCAGTAAATAAAGCGTTGAAAACGTTGCAAGATATTTAA
- a CDS encoding Crp/Fnr family transcriptional regulator: MEFNLLLKSLHKHIELSKEEEEFFVSLVSYKKITKKEKLLISGGICLSKFFVVKGCIKKYYINTEGKERVFEFGIENQWILDMQSFWKETSSIYTIEAIENTEVFELKRSDIDKLLIKVPKFERYFRLLGNEMLYKKERRIKQSLSCSGKERYNDFLSDYPKIELRLSQRQIASYLGVSPEFLSSLRNKNETTKP; this comes from the coding sequence ATGGAATTTAATTTATTGTTAAAATCTCTACATAAACATATTGAACTAAGTAAAGAAGAAGAAGAGTTTTTTGTTTCTTTAGTAAGTTATAAAAAAATTACTAAAAAAGAAAAACTGTTAATTTCAGGGGGTATATGTTTATCTAAATTTTTTGTAGTAAAAGGTTGTATAAAAAAATATTATATAAATACAGAAGGAAAAGAAAGAGTTTTTGAATTTGGTATAGAAAATCAATGGATTTTAGATATGCAAAGTTTTTGGAAAGAGACATCTTCTATTTATACAATAGAAGCTATTGAAAACACTGAAGTTTTTGAATTAAAGAGATCAGATATAGATAAATTATTAATAAAAGTTCCAAAGTTTGAACGTTACTTTAGGTTGTTAGGAAATGAAATGTTGTATAAAAAAGAGAGAAGAATAAAACAAAGTCTTTCTTGTTCAGGTAAAGAAAGATATAATGACTTTTTAAGTGATTACCCAAAAATTGAGTTGAGGTTATCACAAAGGCAAATAGCCTCTTATTTAGGGGTAAGTCCAGAGTTTTTGAGTTCACTTCGTAATAAAAATGAAACAACAAAACCTTAA